A single window of Salvia splendens isolate huo1 chromosome 8, SspV2, whole genome shotgun sequence DNA harbors:
- the LOC121743758 gene encoding uncharacterized protein LOC121743758 — MASVCISSCVDDARVPVRATYVNLYKWPESDFEFVRSMSSKSHNSSHGRPRVVDSISCRQMYLRSYTFSREEDYKEEKAKVKCLGRGKDSAKKNNSGHRDDDRKKKPVEGLKKAKSASCSALTYIFRRLLSCTTEIDVAN; from the coding sequence ATGGCGTCGGTGTGCATATCGAGCTGCGTGGACGACGCCCGCGTCCCGGTGAGAGCGACCTACGTGAACCTCTACAAATGGCCGGAATCCGACTTCGAGTTCGTTAGGTCGATGAGCTCCAAATCCCACAACTCCAGCCACGGCCGCCCCAGAGTGGTGGACAGCATCTCGTGCAGGCAAATGTATTTGAGAAGCTACACGTTTTCGAGGGAGGAAGACTACAAAGAGGAGAAGGCAAAGGTCAAGTGCCTCGGCAGAGGCAAAGACAGCGCAAAGAAAAACAACTCCGGCCACCGAGATGATGACCGGAAGAAGAAGCCGGTGGAAGGGCTGAAGAAGGCCAAGTCGGCGTCCTGCTCCGCCTTGACCTATATTTTCCGGCGGCTGCTCTCTTGCACCACAGAGATTGATGTTGCTAATTAA